The Candidatus Hydrogenedentota bacterium genomic interval GCTACGTGAATCCCGGCAACCCGGCGGAGGCGGTGCTCTATCGTGACCTGCGCTTCGGTATGCTGGGGATATATGCCCTATTCGGGCTCGTATTCGGCGGCGTCGGTTTCGGGCTCATCGGGGCGGTATTCGTGACACAAAAGATGCAGCGGGCCAAACAGGCATTGCAGAAGGAACACCCTGATCAACCCTGGATATGGCGCAAGGATTGGCGCGCAGGCGTCATCCGTTCGTCGAACAAGGGTCAAATGCTCGTTTCCATAGCCGTGGCCGCGTTCTGGAACGCGGTATCGTCGCCTCTTCTATTTGTCGTGCCGGGCGAACTTCGCGCCGGCAACCTGGCCGTCTTGTTCGCTCTGCTGTTTCCCCTGGTTGGCGCAGGGCTTTTCGTTTGGGCGGCGCGCAATGTGATCCGCTGGCGCAAATTTGGCGAAACCACCTTCCAGATGGCGGCCGTTCCGGGCGTCATCGGCGGCCCGTTGTACGGGCTCATCCGGATCCCCACGTACCTCCGCCCCGATGAGGGTTTTCAAATGCGCCTTCGATGCGTCAGGCGTGTCACGACGGGCTCGGGCAAGAACAAGAGCACCCAGGAGCATACGCTTTGGGAACGGGAACAACTGCTTGCCAGGGAAGAGGTGCTCGTGGACCCGGTCCAGGCGGCCGTGCCCGTGCGGTTCGCCATCCCCTGCGACGCGCCCGCATCGGACCCTGACGCCGCGACGCCCATAGTGTGGAAGCTGGAGGTGCACGCCGCCACGCCGGGGGTGGACTATTCCGCCACGTTTGAAGTGCCCGTTTTCAAGACCGAAGCGAGCAGCCCGGACTTCAACGGAAGCGCCGCGGAGGAGACGGCGGTTGCGGACGAAATCGAGCCCGAACGCGCGTTGAGCAACGCGGGAATATTGACCCGCGCCTCGGCCGGCGGTGCCGAGTTCTATTTTCCTCGTGGGCGGCAAAAGGGCGCGCTGATTGCGGCTGGTGTGCTCTTCCTCGTCTTTGGTGGAATTGCCGCAGGGCTTTGGGGCGCCGGCGCGCCGGTCTTGTTTCCCATCGTGTTCGGACTGATCGCGGCCTTGGTCCTGCCCGCGTTTCTGGACGGGATATTCGGCAGCCTTCGGGTTACGGTGACTCCCGCGGAGATATGTGTCCGCCGCGCCTTTCTCGTTTGGGAGAAGGAGCGGCGCGTTTCCAAGGCTGACATCCGCGACGTGAAACACGCGAGCCATTCGGCTGCGGGCAACCAGCGCTACTATCAGGTCGTGCTGGAGACGGCGGATGGGCGCAAGGTCACTGTGGGAAGCGGCATCCCTGGCGAGTGGAACGCGCGCGGCTACGTGGCCGCGCTCCGCCGCGCCCTGGATGCTTGAAACGTATGTTCGGCTTCAAGAAACGCCGCCGTCGCGCGCTGCGCGCCCAACCCTTTCCCGAGTCTTGGCGGGCCGCACTCCTGGCGGGCGTGCCTCATTACCGGCGTCTCCCGGAAAACGACCGCGCGGAACTGCACGGACATGTGCACGTCCTCCTGGCCGAGAAGAACTTCGAGGGTTGCGGCGGGCTGGAACTCGACGATACGATTCGCCTGGTAATTGCCGCGCACGCGGGCATTCTATTGCTGCACCGGGAGCCCGCCTATTATCCCCTGCTGTATTCCATCCTCGTGTATCCCTACGATTTTGTCGTCGAGCGCCACTTGCATCACGACGACCCGCTGCATGTTGTTGGAGAGGACGTGCTTTCCGGTGAAGCCTGGGCGCACGGCGCGGTCATCCTGTCCTGGGACGGCATGCTCAAGAGTGTCAAGCACGACCGCGACGGCTACAATGTCGCTTTGCACGAGTTCGCCCATCAGTTGGACATGGAGAACGGCCCGCCGGACGGGTTTCCCCTGATCCGCGACCGCGCGTTGCGGGCGGACTGGGCGCGCGTGATGAGCGCCGAATACGAGCAGCTGCAACGCGATTTGGACCGGGGCCGGCCGGCCGTGCTGGACGAATACGCCGCCGAAGACCCCGCGGAATTCTTCGCCGTGGTCACGGAATGCTTCTACGAGATGCCGCGGCGGCTCAAACGGCGCCATCCGGAGTTGTACGACGTACTGCAGCGGTTCTATCAGCAGGACCCGGCGGCGCTGTTATGACGGCCCCTTGCGATAGCGCAACCACACCGTAAACAGGCCCTGTTCGTGCCGCGTGCGTTCTGAGAAAGGCCGCAACACGGCCTCGCAGAGGTCAGGGAAGCTCTCGTGAACGTAGACCACGGGGATGTGCCAGGACGGCAGGGCCAGCGGATCGGGGTCGGGCGGCGCGGTGGGCACCCAGTTGTCCGTCAGCCATATCGTATTGCCCAGCCACGGTTCGCCATGAAACATCGGGTCATAGTGGGAGTCTACTCCCATCAGGCGCGGCCCGAGAAAGAGCGCCGCCTCTACGGGTTCTTCCGTGAGACCGGCGGGCGTCAAAGGCTTGCCTGCCCGCGTCAGCAGCGTCATGCGCGGCTTGAGATGGACCGCAAGCGCGTCTCCTTCATTCCATGCGCGCCGGACAAGCCGGTATCCTTCGCGCAATTCGGTATCGATGGGCGCGCCATTCAGCGAGACCTGGAAATCCTGCGCCCACGCCGGGCAGCGCACGGCCAGCGTTACGGGTTCCGCGGGCGCTTCATCCATCGTGAGGCGCAGGCCGTGTTCCTCGGTATCTAGCGTGAATCCCAGGCCGTCGCCGCGCCATTGTGCATCGAGAAACAGGTCCACGCGGAGGCCGTCGCCGGTCTTGGCGGCTATGGAATCCAGCACATCGCGAAACGCGCGCAAGCCATGCATCGAGCAGCACCACCAGGCGCGGCCGAAACCGTTTCCGGAGACCATGCCCTGGTCAGAGAGAAAGTCATGCCCGAAATCGCCGGTATTGAACTGATTGCCGTAGAAATGGTTGAACAGGCAGCGTTCCGCCCGTTCGAGGTACTCCATCTTGCTCGTGGCGCGCCACAGTTGCAGGCTCAACCGCAGGAAATCAGCGATAGCGCACCCTTCGTCGCGCTTGTTGGGGTTCGTGAAATACTCGGGCATGCCGCCGTAAATCAAATAGTCCGGCGACGCCACGATCGCGGCGTAGCACTCTTCTGCCGTCCGCAAATACTCTTCCTTGTTTGTGACTGCGTGCAGCATCATGACGCCGCGCAGCGTCGTGAGATAACCGTGCGTGTGCTGTGTCTCAAAAGGACGCTGGAACCACACGGCGATCTGTTCCGCCCCTTCGAGATATCGCGCGTCCTGGGTCGCGTTGAAGAGCATCACCAGCCCCTCGATGATCTGCGTGAAGCAGATGTACCCATTGGCGGCCTTGCCGCGCAGCCGCTCGGCCACTTCGGGTTTCGAGCACGCGTCGCGCACCTCGAGAATAAAATCCGCGTTGCGGCGGGCGGCGGCCAGCGCCGCGCCGTCCTGGCTGACTTGCCAGTACTCCACCAGCCCGGCCAGCAGACGTCCATTGCCCCAGAGCAGGGCCATGTGCTCCGGGCCGATTTCCGAAGGGCGAAACACCAGCGATTCCGTGCCGAAACGCCCATCGGCGCGCTGATATTCGACGATGCGCTTGACCAGCGCGGCTGCGTCCCAATTTGGCGGTGGCAACAATGCCATGGCGCCCAGAAAGCGGCCGGAGACATCGCCGCTGAAATCCGCGAACCGCCGCGGGTAATCCGGGCGCAACGCCACGTCGGCCAGAATGAAGTCATCCGTGAACGCGGGCATTTCCCCCAACAGGAAACGGCTATGCGTCAAATCAATGCGGGCCGCAAGTTCACCGCGCGCGGCAATCTGAGCGGCAATGGGGCGGTGTTGACACAATAACAATGCCACGAACAGTCCATATAGCAATGTTCCGCGCATCATCGTCTTGGACTCCCTACCCACCGCTTTTCTTTCGGTGCGGCATTTTGTTTTCGCACGCATTCTGCGCGTTGGAAATCTGTCATATCAAGCGGCCGTGCCGCGCACGTTGGCTTGGGAAAGGCGCGGTCGCGGCGTGCTCTTGCGCGGATTCGGGGTCCGGCGTGGTATAGTAGTGGCGGCTGCTGGAAGCATAGCAGGAGACAGGTCCTATGTGGATGCGGAATGCGGGCCGATTGGCCTGCGTGTTGGGAATATGTCTGCTGATGGGGGTGGGCTGCGAGCCGAAAGACAAGCCGCGCATGTTCTTCATGGGGTTCACGCAACGGCCATATGCGGACGGTATTGACGCGGTGGAGGACACGTTCGACCGCATAGCGGAGCACAGCGACATGGCCGCGTTTCAACTGGACGAAGGCGTGCCTTGGCCGGAGGCGTATGCGGATGTGCTGTATGCGTCCGAGTATGAGGGGTATCTCGATCTGCTGTTGGACCATTGCGCCGCGGACGAAGTGGTCTGCCTGGGCGTGTCTTCGCTGAACAGCAGCCGTACTGGCCCGGCGGCATACCGGGGCGCAACCGGCAACATGGAAGTGCCCTATCCGTGGGACACGTACGCGTTCTCCGATGAGCCGATGATTCAAGCATATACGAATTTCTGCCTGCGGCTTATCGAGCGCTTTGAACCGCGGTTCTTCAACTACGCCGTTGAGGCCAACGGGTTGCTCTTTGAAAACCCGAATCTCTGGGACGCCTACGTGGTTTTTCTGGGCGAAGTCTATACGCGGATCAAGGCCGCGTATCCGGACCTCATGGTTGGCCTCTCCGTTACGCTGCGGCACCCGGACGCGCCGGAATCGGCGACCATGCGCGCGCACATGGACAGCCTGCTGCCTTATCTCGATTTCCTGGGCGTCGTCGTGTATCCGTATATCTTCTTTGGCGGGCTGGATCCCGGCAACCCGGACGACCTGCAGAAAGGGTGGCTGTTGCAGGCAAAAAGCCTGGCCAAAGGGAAACCCGTCGCGATCACGGAAACGGCGTGGCCCGCGGAGAATCTGGAAATACCGGCATTCGGTGTAAGTGTCTCGGCCACGCCCGAACGCCAGGATGCCTACGTGCGGCGCGTCCTCGGGGCTGCGAGCGATATCGAAGCATTGTTCATCCTCTGGCTCAATATTGCAGACACCGACGCGGTGTGGGAGGTATTGCCGCCCGATTATCAGGATTACGCGGAAATCTGGCGCGACACTGGGCTATATGATGGGATGCTGGAAGCCCGGCCCGGTATTACCAGTTGGGACGCCTGGCTCGCAAAGGAGCGGACGGAGTAGTGAGCGAAGGGTGGCCGCGCGGCCGAGCCGACCTTGTCACGGGAACTATTGCGACGGCGTGTGCTTTTCCGTGAAGACATCCTCGTAGTCGAAGGGGGGAATACCGATAATCAGCGATTCGAGTTCGCCCTCGGCGTGATGCGTGTGGCCGGGCTTGACCCAGACGCAGTCGCCTGCCTTGACCGGCACGTCCTCGCCGTCAATTACGAGTTTTCCGGCCCCGTGCAGCACGTAGTAGTACTCGTCCGTCCGTTTATGAAAGTGCGGCGTGGCGTCGTCGGTCCTGAGCCGCGTGATACTGGCCGGAGCGCCGTCGTCCTTCTTTAGCAGGCGTTGGCGGAAGCCGCAGATGCTGCGTTCCATCGGCTGGTCGTCCGCGGTGACTTTTACGTAGGCGTCTTGGTTCATGGGCCTCATTCCCCGGTTGCATGCGTGTTCAATAGAAGCTATCCCAAAACCCGATTCACGCCTGTTGCAGGGGTGAGGCATGCTTCGCCCCTGCAAGATGCAGGCAGAATCGCTTCGGTTCTTTCAACGGTGTCTTCATGTCGAATGCGCGCTTTCGCTTGTCACACGGGCCTTGGGATAGCCGCCAGGCTCCGGCGCGATTGTAACAACAGTCCATTCCGGGATACGAGTCTTTTTCGCGTATGCCCGGGCGGAACAACGAATTCCATGCGATGTCCGCCGGGAATATGGTAGACTGAAGTGCGATTCCGAGCGCGTTGTTGCGGCCGCATGCGACACCCTCAACCTTGTTTGGGGGTGTTCCGTTATGGCGGCGTATGTTGTACGAAGGACGCGCGGCATTGCCGCCCGCGCGTCGCGCAAGGGCATGTGGGCGGATGCAGATTATGGTAGATAAGCGGCCGGACGGTCCGGAAAAGAGCACAACCGGCGAACCCGCGGGCTCGGTTGCGCTGCGAGGCGAGGTGCGCAAGCCAAGGTTGACCGAAGTGGTCGCGTTGAAGGCGTTGATCGACGGCGCGCAGGGCGCCGTGCTCACGCGTGAATTGCGGGAACTCTACGAGAATGTGCGGGATTTCTATGTGTTCGCGGACGAATCCGGCCTTGGCGGCTGCGTCGCGCTGCATATTGACATGATCGACCTGGCGGAGGTGCGGACGCTGGTGGTCCGCCCGGACTTGCAGCGGCGGGGCATTGGCCGGCGCCTGCTCGATGCGGTTCTGAACGAGGCGGAGGGTCTCGATATCGCGCGGGTGTACGCATTTACGCGCGAGCCCGCGTTCTTCGCGAGCAATGGCTTTCGCGTGGTCGACCGCTCGGAATTGCCGTACAAGGTATTCAAGGACTGCACGCGCTGCCGGTTGTTTCCGGGCTGTGACGAGACGGCCATGGTCAGGGATTTGCGCGCGGCGGGCGGCACGCCGGTGGAAGGAGGTTGATTCAATGTTGCAGGGTATCGTCGGGTTCTTGGGATATGGCAACATGGGTTCAGCCATCCTGGAGGGGTTAATCGAGGCGGGCGCGCTCACGGGCAAGCACGCAGCGGTATACGACCCCGACCCCGACCGGCGGCTCGCGGCGGAAGCCCTTGGCGCGACGGTGGCCGCCCATGGCCAGGCGCTGGCCGGGATGAGCGACGTGCTGATTCTGGCGGTGAAACCTCAGACTATGCACGAGGCGCTGGGGGACGTGCGCAAAGGCATCAAGGGCGGCGCGCTCATCATCTCGATTGCGGCGGGCATCTCGATAGCCTTTATTCGAGAGCGGCTCAAGGCGGACGTGCGCATCATCCGCGTCATGCCGAATACACCGGCCCTGGTCAACGCGGGCGCGGCGGGCATCGCGCTGGGACCGAACTGCACGCAGGAAGACGCGGCCGTGGCGCGGACCATTTTCGAGTCCATCGGCATCGCGGAAATCGTGGCGGAAAAGGACCTGGATGTGGTGACGGCGCTGAGCGGCAGTGGTCCCGCCTACTTCTTCTATATGGTCGAGTGCCTGGTCAATGCGGCGGTTAACGAAGGGTTGCGCGAAGAACAGGCCACCCGCCTGGCGGCGCAGACGCTGATGGGCGCGGGAAAACTGCTGATACAGAGCGGCGAAGCGGCGTCCGCGCTGCGGGAGCGGGTAACTTCAAAAGGGGGCACGACAGAGGCGGCGCTGCGTTGCCTGCGCGAGGACCGTTTTTCGGATATGCTCGGGAAAGCGGTGCGGGCGGCGGCGGCGCGTTCGCGCGAACTGGGCGCTTGACCGTGGTGAATAGCGCGCGCCGGCGCGCGTCCTGATCCGGGAGCAACTATGCGAAGAGACAAGGTGGTATCCGAGGTGCTCGGCGAAGAGGCGGCCATTACCCCGAGCGACCTCTACAACATGCAGTTCAAGACAGCCGCGTTCGGCGGCTATGACAAGGCTGAGGTGGACGCCTTCCTGGAGCGGGTGGCGGACGTATTCGAGGACCTTGCGCATCAGGTCGCGCACCTGAAACAGAAGTGCGAAGAGCAGCGCGCCGATATCGAGACCTTCCGCGACCTGGAAGTCACGCTGAAGGCCGCCTTGGACAGTATTCAGAACTACAGGCAGGACATCCTGGACTCGGCCCGCCGCGAGGCGGACGCCATAGTCGAAGAGGCGCGCGCGGTCAAGGCCAGGGCCGAGACCGAGGCGCGCAAGATACCGGAAGGAATCGAGCGAGAGGCCCGGGCGCTGCGCGACCTGCGTGACAACCTGCGCCACAATCTGAGAGCCATCCTCGAGGCGCATACCATCCTGCTCGAAAAGATTCCGCTGGCGGACGACCGCAGGCTGGCGCACCCCGCGCCGGATACCGGGGCGGCAGTGCCGCCCGCGCCGGTCAACCCGGCCACAGGAGACGGAATATGATTGGCGCCGCCTGTTTTGTTGCCGCCGCGGCCATGCTCGCCGCGGAGCCGGATTTCGACGCGTTTGTCAAGGAGTTTGCGGGCAAGCGCGAAGGCGTTCGCAGCCTGCAGGCGCGGTTCACGGAACTGAGCCTGTTGCCCGACGAGCGCCTCGAAACGCAGGGCAGCCTGCTCTATGCCAAACCGCGCCGCATCATCTACCGCACCGACGAGCCGGAGCGCGTTACCCTCGTGGACGGGCGCTATGGCTATGAATATGAGCCCGAAATCAAGCAGCTCATGATGTACGACCTGGAAGAATACCCCCAGGTGGACGCCTTTTTCCTCGGGTTTGACGAAGATATCGAAGCGTTGGCGCAGTCTTATCTGGTCGAGGCGTTTACCGTGGTCGAGGATGGCCGCCGCAGCCGCGGCATCAAGCTCAAGCCGAAACCGGAAGACAAGGACGACGCCTTCTTCTCGGAGGTCGCCATTTACCTGCGCGAAAGCGATTTCCTGCCGTTCCGCATTTATATCGATAATGAGGAGGACTCGAAAACAATCATTGAAATTGACGAGTCCAGTTATGTCATCAACGGCGCGCTGAGCGAAGAAGAAACGCAGTTGTTCGTTGCCGAGGGCACCGACATCATTCTCAATAACGAGGTTTTGCGCACCGTAGGTGCGGGCGGCGAACGTATTCCCGACCCGATTCCCGCGGACGGCGCGCGCTCCGCGCCGCCGGAGCAGCCCCGCGTCGAGGAAACGGAACTTCCGCCCCCCGCGGCGTCCGCGGAAACGCCGTGAAACGCATCATCCTCGCTTCCGCTTCGCCGCGGCGCCGCGCGCTGCTCGCCGCGCTGGGTATCGAATTCGAGCCGGCCGTGAGCGATGCCCTGGAGATCGTCGCGGGGCCTTCTCCCGCCTGCATTGTGGAGACCAACGCCGTCTCCAAGCGTGATGATGTCGCCGCGCGCGGCGGTGGCCCCGCCGTGATTATCGCGGCGGACACCCTGGTCTTTCTTGACGAGCACGTACTGCCCAAACCCGCCGATGAAGCCGAGGCGCGGGCCATGCTCGCGCGGCTTTCCGGCCGCACCCACCAGGTGTACACGGGCCTTGCCGTTGTCGACACCGCAACCGGGCAGACAGCGCAGGGCCACGAATGCACTGACGTGACCTTCCGTGACCTCACGCCGGAGGAGATAGGCTATTTTGTCGACACGGTCAAGCCCCTGGATCGCGCGGGCGCTTACACGGTGGACGGTCCCGGCAGCCTGCTCGTCGCGCGATACGATGGCTGCTATATGAACGTGCTTGGCCTGCCGATAGTCCGGCTGGACCTGCTCCTGCGGGAGATAGGCGTGCGCCTGCTCGACCATATGCATCCCCATCGCGCCGTGTTCCTGTAACGCGGCGTTGCAGCATGCAAAAAGAGCACTCCTGGACTGGCCAGGCAGGAACGCATGGCTCTTCCTGCGCCCGATTCAGAAATAAGAAGAGGCGGGCGAACCCGCCTCTTCAGAAAACCGTCTCATTCTTGCTGAACCCGGGATTCTTGCCCCGGCAAGGCTGTGGCAGGTATCAGATACCCGATACCTCGAGCCCCGTAATCTGCCACGCCCCGTTTCGCGTTTCTAGAACAAGGTCCAGCAGCGCCGAACCGAAGGCGCCTGAGAGTTCGACGGGTGAAACCGTCACCTTGCCTTCCTCGACCTTGAATTCCACGCCCTCGGTGCCGATTCCCACGTCGTCCAGATAGCCCATGTCCTTGGCCTGATTGAGGAACTCGGACAAGCCCGCCTTGTCTCCGTATTCCGTATGCGTGAAGTCATCCGCGAAGAGCGCCAGCACACCCTCGATATTGNNNNNNNNNNNNNNNNNNNNNNNNNNNNNNNNNNNNNNNNNNNNNNNNNNNNNNNNNNNNNNNNNNNNNNNNNNNNNNNNNNNNNNNNNNNNNNNNNNNNGATTCCCACGTCGTCCAGATAGCCCATGTCCTTGGCCTGATTGAGGAACTCGGACAAGCCCGCCTTGTCTCCGTATTCCGTATGCGTGAAGTCATCCGCGAAGAGCGCCAGCACACCCTCGATATTGCCCGCCTCGAGGTCCGTCTTCATCTTGAGACACAGCGCGCGCGCCTGGTCCGCGACGGCCTGCTGGTCCGCCGGGGTGGCGGACAGTTCCGCGGGCGCAGCGGCAGCGGCCTCTTGGGCCGGCGCGCCGACGGTGGCCGCTTCCTCCACCACGGGCGGCGCGATGGCAGCGGCTGTTTCCGCGGGCTGCGCGGGGGCTTCATCAGGCGCCTGCGCGGGCGCTTCGAGCGTCGTCTGCGCCGGGACAGCGGCGGTTTCCGCCGGTTTCTCCTTGATGTCCGGGTTGAAGAAGAGAATAAACGCAATCGCGCACGCGACCGTGAGGACGCACGGAATAAGGAAAATGGGCCGCCACCGGAATTTGCCCTCGGGCGTCTTGAAGACGTCAAGGATCACGCCGGTGAACTGAGTGCCAATGAAGTTGCCCAGGCCGAGCGTTACGATGAAAATCAGCCCTTGTGCTGAAGCCCTGATGTCTTCCGGGGCCACCATATCCACGTACACCTGGCCGGCAAAGAAGAAGAAGGTGTAGCCGATCCCATGGAAACTCAAGGAGGTAATCACGAGCCACAACGGCTTCATGATGGCGAAAATGACATAGCGCAGCGGCCACGCAACCACGCCCAGCACCAGCACCCAGCCGATGCCGAGATGCGTCATGCACCACGGCAGCAAGACGGCCATGCC includes:
- a CDS encoding pyrroline-5-carboxylate reductase; this translates as MLQGIVGFLGYGNMGSAILEGLIEAGALTGKHAAVYDPDPDRRLAAEALGATVAAHGQALAGMSDVLILAVKPQTMHEALGDVRKGIKGGALIISIAAGISIAFIRERLKADVRIIRVMPNTPALVNAGAAGIALGPNCTQEDAAVARTIFESIGIAEIVAEKDLDVVTALSGSGPAYFFYMVECLVNAAVNEGLREEQATRLAAQTLMGAGKLLIQSGEAASALRERVTSKGGTTEAALRCLREDRFSDMLGKAVRAAAARSRELGA
- a CDS encoding zinc-dependent peptidase, which produces MFGFKKRRRRALRAQPFPESWRAALLAGVPHYRRLPENDRAELHGHVHVLLAEKNFEGCGGLELDDTIRLVIAAHAGILLLHREPAYYPLLYSILVYPYDFVVERHLHHDDPLHVVGEDVLSGEAWAHGAVILSWDGMLKSVKHDRDGYNVALHEFAHQLDMENGPPDGFPLIRDRALRADWARVMSAEYEQLQRDLDRGRPAVLDEYAAEDPAEFFAVVTECFYEMPRRLKRRHPELYDVLQRFYQQDPAALL
- a CDS encoding outer-membrane lipoprotein carrier protein LolA, which produces MIGAACFVAAAAMLAAEPDFDAFVKEFAGKREGVRSLQARFTELSLLPDERLETQGSLLYAKPRRIIYRTDEPERVTLVDGRYGYEYEPEIKQLMMYDLEEYPQVDAFFLGFDEDIEALAQSYLVEAFTVVEDGRRSRGIKLKPKPEDKDDAFFSEVAIYLRESDFLPFRIYIDNEEDSKTIIEIDESSYVINGALSEEETQLFVAEGTDIILNNEVLRTVGAGGERIPDPIPADGARSAPPEQPRVEETELPPPAASAETP
- a CDS encoding DUF3592 domain-containing protein, which produces MARERLSRPAEAGCLIIFALPFAAVGVFMIGMLLSTLWTWAGMQSWEEVPAVIRGANLAVNHSGDGDTYRVKAAYTYEYGGRAWSGDKVSNDAGSDNVGSFHQNAFQELQAHRDTGTPFRCYVNPGNPAEAVLYRDLRFGMLGIYALFGLVFGGVGFGLIGAVFVTQKMQRAKQALQKEHPDQPWIWRKDWRAGVIRSSNKGQMLVSIAVAAFWNAVSSPLLFVVPGELRAGNLAVLFALLFPLVGAGLFVWAARNVIRWRKFGETTFQMAAVPGVIGGPLYGLIRIPTYLRPDEGFQMRLRCVRRVTTGSGKNKSTQEHTLWEREQLLAREEVLVDPVQAAVPVRFAIPCDAPASDPDAATPIVWKLEVHAATPGVDYSATFEVPVFKTEASSPDFNGSAAEETAVADEIEPERALSNAGILTRASAGGAEFYFPRGRQKGALIAAGVLFLVFGGIAAGLWGAGAPVLFPIVFGLIAALVLPAFLDGIFGSLRVTVTPAEICVRRAFLVWEKERRVSKADIRDVKHASHSAAGNQRYYQVVLETADGRKVTVGSGIPGEWNARGYVAALRRALDA
- a CDS encoding cupin domain-containing protein; translated protein: MNQDAYVKVTADDQPMERSICGFRQRLLKKDDGAPASITRLRTDDATPHFHKRTDEYYYVLHGAGKLVIDGEDVPVKAGDCVWVKPGHTHHAEGELESLIIGIPPFDYEDVFTEKHTPSQ
- a CDS encoding MFS transporter, which codes for MNGVLYGQLSVMMFLEYAIWGAWAPVLAAYLLGQMKLSGKQTGWVYATLWLACIVSPMIGGQIADRWISAQYLLAVVQVAGGVLLLIAAFQRGFWGMFLFMALYSLLYAATLPLTNSVMFIHKDAVGTPESWVRVWGTIGWIAAGLGLTFWRQSGKVLKNASDCLVLAGIMSLVMGVFSFLLPDTPPSNAPGNPFAFLEALNMLKDPMFLVFLVISFIVTTELQFYYVPTAQFLEDLGVKNKNVPATMTVAQVGEILGMAVLLPWCMTHLGIGWVLVLGVVAWPLRYVIFAIMKPLWLVITSLSFHGIGYTFFFFAGQVYVDMVAPEDIRASAQGLIFIVTLGLGNFIGTQFTGVILDVFKTPEGKFRWRPIFLIPCVLTVACAIAFILFFNPDIKEKPAETAAVPAQTTLEAPAQAPDEAPAQPAETAAAIAPPVVEEAATVGAPAQEAAAAAPAELSATPADQQAVADQARALCLKMKTDLEAGNIEGVLALFADDFTHTEYGDKAGLSEFLNQAKDMGYLDDVGI
- the maf gene encoding septum formation protein Maf, with translation MKRIILASASPRRRALLAALGIEFEPAVSDALEIVAGPSPACIVETNAVSKRDDVAARGGGPAVIIAADTLVFLDEHVLPKPADEAEARAMLARLSGRTHQVYTGLAVVDTATGQTAQGHECTDVTFRDLTPEEIGYFVDTVKPLDRAGAYTVDGPGSLLVARYDGCYMNVLGLPIVRLDLLLREIGVRLLDHMHPHRAVFL
- a CDS encoding DivIVA domain-containing protein, which produces MRRDKVVSEVLGEEAAITPSDLYNMQFKTAAFGGYDKAEVDAFLERVADVFEDLAHQVAHLKQKCEEQRADIETFRDLEVTLKAALDSIQNYRQDILDSARREADAIVEEARAVKARAETEARKIPEGIEREARALRDLRDNLRHNLRAILEAHTILLEKIPLADDRRLAHPAPDTGAAVPPAPVNPATGDGI
- a CDS encoding N-acetyltransferase; amino-acid sequence: MVDKRPDGPEKSTTGEPAGSVALRGEVRKPRLTEVVALKALIDGAQGAVLTRELRELYENVRDFYVFADESGLGGCVALHIDMIDLAEVRTLVVRPDLQRRGIGRRLLDAVLNEAEGLDIARVYAFTREPAFFASNGFRVVDRSELPYKVFKDCTRCRLFPGCDETAMVRDLRAAGGTPVEGG
- a CDS encoding glycoside hydrolase family 127 protein gives rise to the protein MMRGTLLYGLFVALLLCQHRPIAAQIAARGELAARIDLTHSRFLLGEMPAFTDDFILADVALRPDYPRRFADFSGDVSGRFLGAMALLPPPNWDAAALVKRIVEYQRADGRFGTESLVFRPSEIGPEHMALLWGNGRLLAGLVEYWQVSQDGAALAAARRNADFILEVRDACSKPEVAERLRGKAANGYICFTQIIEGLVMLFNATQDARYLEGAEQIAVWFQRPFETQHTHGYLTTLRGVMMLHAVTNKEEYLRTAEECYAAIVASPDYLIYGGMPEYFTNPNKRDEGCAIADFLRLSLQLWRATSKMEYLERAERCLFNHFYGNQFNTGDFGHDFLSDQGMVSGNGFGRAWWCCSMHGLRAFRDVLDSIAAKTGDGLRVDLFLDAQWRGDGLGFTLDTEEHGLRLTMDEAPAEPVTLAVRCPAWAQDFQVSLNGAPIDTELREGYRLVRRAWNEGDALAVHLKPRMTLLTRAGKPLTPAGLTEEPVEAALFLGPRLMGVDSHYDPMFHGEPWLGNTIWLTDNWVPTAPPDPDPLALPSWHIPVVYVHESFPDLCEAVLRPFSERTRHEQGLFTVWLRYRKGPS